TCAGGATATGAGGATGGGTGCCCAGAATATACCAAGTCCAGGCTAACGCTGTGGCCATCGTTTCATGGCCTGCATTGATCAGGGTAATGACTTCATCTTGCAATTGGCGATCGCTCATTCCTGTTTGAGTCTCTGCATCCTGGGCAGTCAGCAACATGGATAGCAAATCATAATGTTCGGTCCGATCATAGCGACGCGATTGAATAATATCTAAAACGATACGATTCAAGGTTTGTTTGGCTTGGCGAAATTTTAAATTTCGAGGTGTGGGCAGCCAAACCGGCACGGCAAGGGGGGAAGTCAGACGAAAGTAAACATACGCCAATGCCGTTCGGAAGGCTTTACCCAAAGCATCAGATTCTTGACTGATATCGACACTAAACAGGGCTAGACTAACGATCTGGAGAGTCAGGCGGGTCATTTCAGCCGCGATATCAATGACTGCTCCCTCGGGCTTTTCTTCCCATTCCCGAATCAGGGACTGAACGCATTTGAGCATCACAGTATGGATATAAACCAACTTTTTCTGCTGGAAAGCAGGCTGCATCAACCGTCGATGTTTCTGCCACAAGTCACCTTCGCTGGTAAATAACCCCTGCCCCTGAACTAATCCCATTGGCTTTAGGAAAAAATCAGGCTTGCCATATCGGTTTGGGTATGTGGATAAAATATGCTCTGCATGGTCGGGATGAATGGCTGAGTACAGCGTCAAACCCGGCATGATCGGCAATCGGACTAAATCCCCATACTCCTGATGGAGCGTGCCCAGGTATTCAATGGGCGTCTTTTGCAGGGAGGGAAGCTTAAAGAGCAAATACCCTGGTGGGCCAGGCGGGGCTGGTAGATAGCGTTTCGTTCCCTGTTGAGGGACTTCTTCTAGATCAGGCATAATGTAAACGTTAAGTGAATAATGAATATATTTATATAATATTCATTATTGCTCACACCCCAATTCAGTAACTGTGTTGAAAAACACAGAGCACCTAAAAAAGTGCCGACAACCAGGATCTAGCAAAAAAATTCTCAAACTGTGATGCCCACAATACTGAGCCTCCGGTAACAGGTGGATCTTTATCCTGTATAAGGACTTTGGGAAATAATTGGGAAATCTACACAAATGCGGGGCATCCTAACGCTAGGAGAGCTGTGTGTAACTCATGCACGATTACTAAAGAATGGCCAATCGTGGCATACATTTGTCTCATCGCTCAGAGCCAATGCAATTAGATCCTCAATCTACAACGCTTCCAAGTCAGACTTCTGAAGTAGCTCTTCAAACCCAACTTCAGCAAGCGATTTTATTATTGGAGGTTACCAAAGAGATTCGGCAGAGTCTGGAAACCCAAACTATTTTTGAAACCTCTGTTCAGCGGGTTTTGGAATTAATAAAGGCTGATAGAGTCGCCATCTTCAAACTGGATCCAGCTGCCAACTATACAACGGGATGCTTTGTTGCTGAAAAAGTAGTATCGCCTTTTGCCTCTGCTTTAGCCGCTAATGTACGCGACGATTGTTTTGGTCATAATTATGCCAATAAATATCAGCAAGGGCGGGTGTTTGCTGTTTCAGATATCTATGCCCAAAATCTGAGCGATTGTCACATTCGAATTTTGGAGCGGTTTCAGGTTCGGGCAAATCTCGTCGTCCCTTTACGCCAGGGAGAGAAATTATGGGGGTTGTTATGTATCCACCAATGCAGCGGCCCTAGAGTTTGGCAACCCTACGAAACCCAATTTATTCAGGAGGTGGCGGACCATCTGAGTGAAGCCTTAAGGCAAGCAGAACGTTTAGAAGAGACTCAGCAGCGTTCGCAAGACTTACAGACTGCTCTGAAGTATGTTGATACCCAACGCAAGCGGGAAATTTTAATTGCTAACCATGACCGCAATGTTGCTCAGATTGTCAGCCAAATTCGTCAAAGCTTAGATATTAACGATATTTTTACAGCGACAACAGAAAAGGTACGAGCGTCTCTAGAATGCGATCGCGTTGTTGTCTATCATTTCTTACCGGACTGGTCCGGTGAATTTATTTTTGAGGCATCGGACAGCTCATTCCTTCCCCTGGTGACGGCTAATACCACGACTAACTGGGAGGATACCTATCTACAAGAAACCCAGGGAGGACGCTATCGCCACCAAGCAACAACCGTAGTGGCCGATATTTATGAGCAAGGCTACACAGATTGTCATCTTGCCATGTTGGAACGGTTTCATATCCGCGCCTTTATGGTTGTACCTGTATTTGTGGGTGAGAAACTATGGGGCTTATTAGCTGCCTATCAACATTCTCAAATCCGACATTGGCAAGATTTAGAGTTGAAACTGCTTAGAAAAGTGGGAGCCCAATTAGGAGTAGCGCTGCAGCAAGCGAATTTACTCAAAGACTTACGTGAGGCCAAAAATGCTGCTGAGACCGCAAATCAGGCAAAAAGTGTTTTCCTTACCAATATGAGCCATGAGCTACGCACACCTTTAAATGCGATTCTTGGCTTTAGTCAGCTACTCAGCCGTGATCAGAATTTGACCCTAGAGCAAAAGCAGACCCTGAGAACGATTAATAGCAGTGGTGCCCATCTGCTCAACTTAATCAATGACGTTTTAGAAATGTCCAAGATTGAGGCTGGAAAAGTTGATCTGAATCAGGGGCAGTTTGATCTGAGAGCGCTTCTAGAATCTCTGTTTGAGATGTTTAACCTTAAGGCTGAAGCCCGCCAATTGCGTCTTGACTTTGAGCTTCCACCTGATTTACCTCAATATATTGTGAGTGATGAAAGTCGGCTACGTCAGGTGCTCATAAATGTTTTAGGTAACGCGATTAAGTTTACGGAAGTAGGATCAGTCACCTTAGCAGTATCCACCCTTCCCCTGCAATCTGTAAGTGAACAGATCAGTGACAATAGTTCTGACAATGAAGTCATAACGCTTGAGCCAACCTTGGAAAACGACACGCTCTTGCAGATCACTGTTACAGATACGGGGGTAGGCATTGCTGACGACGAATTACCCACTCTTTTTAATCTGTTTACACAAGCCTATGCGGGGCGGCAGTCCTTTGAGGGAACTGGTTTAGGGCTTGCCATCAGTCGCCAATTTGTACAGCTGATGCAGGGAGATATTCATCTCTCTAGCAAAGAAGGCCAAGGGACAAAGGTCCAAATTCAAATTCCAGTTAAAATCGCGGTAACTCCACCAGCTCAAAGGTGTAATTCTCCCGGAACTGTGGTGAGACTCGCTCCTGATCAAGCGGAACAACGGATTCTGATTGCAGAGGACCACCCTGAAAATCGACAACTTATGGTTAAGCTACTGCAAAGTGTCGGCTTTCAGGTTCGAGCAGCTGAAGATGGTCAGTCTGTGATTGATCTATGGCGAACTTGGCGTCCCCATCTAATCCTAATGGATTGGCAGATGCCAGTACTCAATGGCTATCAAACCACGCAACAGATTCGCTATCTGGAAGCACAGTGTTCCACTCCCCCTTCCACGACGCAATCCACTGAGAAGAGGACAGTGATTATTGCATTGACCGCCAGCGTTTTTGAAAGTACCCAAAAGGAATCGCAAGAAGCGGGATGCGATAGTTTTATTTGCAAACCCTTTAAGGAAGAAGAACTGTTCAATGTTCTGGCTACGTTCTTGGGGGTGGAATATATCTATGACCCAACCCAGGATGAAGCGTCTAATGAAAGTGAAGTCAAAACCTGGACTGACTTAGAAATCCAACAGCATTTATCGTTATGGCCAGCAGATCACTTACTTGATCTTAAGCAAGCGGCGATCACCTTAGAAGAAGAGGCAGTCTTTCATCTATTGATGGCCTTTCAAGCAAAGGAGCCAGCATTAATCAAAAAACTCATGGAATACTTCGATACCTTGCGATTTGATAAATTGGTTTATTTTGCCCAAGAAGCGTTAGACCTTGGGCAAAATAAGCCCAAGTGAAATTAATCATAGCTACTCATCGCAATGCAACTGACAACTCCTCAGGCTGCCAACATCTTAATCGTTGATGATAACTTGAATAATCTCAAGGT
The genomic region above belongs to Acaryochloris sp. CCMEE 5410 and contains:
- a CDS encoding cytochrome P450 produces the protein MPDLEEVPQQGTKRYLPAPPGPPGYLLFKLPSLQKTPIEYLGTLHQEYGDLVRLPIMPGLTLYSAIHPDHAEHILSTYPNRYGKPDFFLKPMGLVQGQGLFTSEGDLWQKHRRLMQPAFQQKKLVYIHTVMLKCVQSLIREWEEKPEGAVIDIAAEMTRLTLQIVSLALFSVDISQESDALGKAFRTALAYVYFRLTSPLAVPVWLPTPRNLKFRQAKQTLNRIVLDIIQSRRYDRTEHYDLLSMLLTAQDAETQTGMSDRQLQDEVITLINAGHETMATALAWTWYILGTHPHILTRIEDEINTELGAEAPSFETLPQLEYTGRVFDESLRLYPPGIGLAPRMALERDELQGYAIPKGAIININSYFTSRHRQYWDDAEQFDPDRFLPDQVHRHKYAYLPFGAGPHVCIGKNFALMEAKTILAAIIQKFRISLVPNQPIEIDPRFTLRPKYGIKVTIHQKTDRYAATG
- a CDS encoding GAF domain-containing protein, encoding MQLDPQSTTLPSQTSEVALQTQLQQAILLLEVTKEIRQSLETQTIFETSVQRVLELIKADRVAIFKLDPAANYTTGCFVAEKVVSPFASALAANVRDDCFGHNYANKYQQGRVFAVSDIYAQNLSDCHIRILERFQVRANLVVPLRQGEKLWGLLCIHQCSGPRVWQPYETQFIQEVADHLSEALRQAERLEETQQRSQDLQTALKYVDTQRKREILIANHDRNVAQIVSQIRQSLDINDIFTATTEKVRASLECDRVVVYHFLPDWSGEFIFEASDSSFLPLVTANTTTNWEDTYLQETQGGRYRHQATTVVADIYEQGYTDCHLAMLERFHIRAFMVVPVFVGEKLWGLLAAYQHSQIRHWQDLELKLLRKVGAQLGVALQQANLLKDLREAKNAAETANQAKSVFLTNMSHELRTPLNAILGFSQLLSRDQNLTLEQKQTLRTINSSGAHLLNLINDVLEMSKIEAGKVDLNQGQFDLRALLESLFEMFNLKAEARQLRLDFELPPDLPQYIVSDESRLRQVLINVLGNAIKFTEVGSVTLAVSTLPLQSVSEQISDNSSDNEVITLEPTLENDTLLQITVTDTGVGIADDELPTLFNLFTQAYAGRQSFEGTGLGLAISRQFVQLMQGDIHLSSKEGQGTKVQIQIPVKIAVTPPAQRCNSPGTVVRLAPDQAEQRILIAEDHPENRQLMVKLLQSVGFQVRAAEDGQSVIDLWRTWRPHLILMDWQMPVLNGYQTTQQIRYLEAQCSTPPSTTQSTEKRTVIIALTASVFESTQKESQEAGCDSFICKPFKEEELFNVLATFLGVEYIYDPTQDEASNESEVKTWTDLEIQQHLSLWPADHLLDLKQAAITLEEEAVFHLLMAFQAKEPALIKKLMEYFDTLRFDKLVYFAQEALDLGQNKPK